GGCGTCGGTGACTGATTCCGTCGTGCCGATTTCGTAGTTCTTCTCGCCCTCGGTCAACACGTCTTCAAGGACCTTCGCAGTGGGTTCGGCGGCGTAGACCGGCGCGCCGTCCCGAAGCGAGTCCGCGAGCGTGGCGTAGTGGTCGAGGTGCGCGTGGGTCAGCAGGACGGCCGCGAGGTACTCGTCGTCGCCTAACAGCGCGTCTAAATCGACGCCGACGCCCGAGTCTACGAGGACGCAGGCCGTCCGGTCGCGGGTCACGTCTCGGAACCGAAGGAGGTACGAACCGCCTCCTTTCGATGGGTTCGCGTGCTGATAGCTCAGATTCATCTGTGACGGAACCCACCTTCACATCTCTCTGTTCCGACACGGTGCATATCCTCGAAAACGCACCGGGGGAACCTAAACGCTTTGCTACACGGTGTCTAGTGTCACTACATGATAATGTAAACCCAGACATTTTCGGCCAGAGAGAGACGGAGCGTCGGTTACTCCGGGTCGAACGAGGTGATTCGGCCCCACGAACTCTTCTTGCCCCAGAGACCCGAGCGCATGCACTCCAGTTCCACGATTTGGGAGTTGTCCACGAAGAGGTTGACCTCCGGCCCGAAGTTCTTGATGTACCACTCGAACACCTCGGGGTCGGCCGCCTCGAACACGCAGTTCTCGACGCCGACTTCGTTGGCGATTTCGAAGGCCACGTCCGTCCGCCACTCCCGGACGCGTTCGGTGATGCCCTCCGACTCGACCATGATTTTGTACGCCCCGGCGTCGAGGTGGCGCTGTGCCTCACGAATCGCGCTCGCCGGGTCGATTGCGGCCTCGCTCTCCAACTCCTCGACCGACGACGCGCCGCCAGCGCCGAACTGGACGTTGATTTCGGGCTTGGCCTTCAGTCCCTTCTGTTGGACCATCTCGGTCAGCGCCACGAGGTCGTCGGTGTCGATGGCGACGAACCCCGAGGAAATTTCCACGATGTCGAATCCCAGATTCCCGGCCTCCTCGACGTACTGCTCTACTTTGTCGTGGTCCCTGACGAGGACGTTCTCCACGAACCCGCCGGTCGAGACCTGTACGTCGTACTCGTGGCACACCGCGATTAGTTCCTCGACGGCCTCCTCGGGCATCAGTGCGAACGACCCGCCCGAAAACTTGTAAATGTCCACGTACTCGCCCATCGTGTCGAGGATGTCGCGCAACTCGCGCGGTCCCATCGGGTCGTAGTACGGCCCCCGAATCTCGGTGATACCCTTCTCCCGCGGTTTCGATTCACGCTCGTTGACGTGCAGAAAGTCGAATGCTCGGTCCATCGGAAACCCCGACAGGGGTACGACGAACCGCCACTTTACTGTTGGGCAGGCCCGCGGACCTACCGCTCGCGAGACAGAACGTAGTACGCCACCCCGAACCCGACGAGACCCGCCAGCGCGCCCGCCGGGAGACCGACTATCGCCGAGGGCCAGATTCGCGTGGCGAGCAGTTCCGTCACCGATACCGCGACGACGAGAAACGAGACGACCCCGGCCGCGAGCGCGACGGCGAGATTTCGGACGTTCACGGGCGGGTCTCTCGCCGCGGCGTCCTAAGCGTATCGACCGGGCGACTCCGTGAGAAATCCCGACGTGGACGTACGGACATCCGAATACGGACTTAAATACGAATACGGACTTAAATATAGTGTGCGGCACGCGAGCGCGCAACGAGGTCGCTCGCTCACCGCCCACGAGACATAACCGTCCCCGCGCCGTAGGTCCCCCGTGACCTACCGAACCACGATGGGTTGGTCGCTCGTCTCGTCGGGTATCGTCACGCTCCTGCTCGCGTTCCTCCCCGGAGACTCGCTGTGGTGGGGCGTCCTGCTCCTCGCGGCGGGTATCGGGACGCTGTACGTCAGACAGTAGTCGGTCCGGGTCGCTACTCTACGTGAACCCGCGTGACGTGGCCGCCACAGCCACACTGCTCGACGTACTCCCGCCGCACGTCATCGCCGAAGGCGTCGTCGAGCGCGTCGAAGAGGTACGTCTCCGGGTGGCCGTGGTCGCCGTGAGTCACGAGGTTGACGTGGTTCCCGGCCGCGGTGTGTTCGACCGCAGTCCGGGCCTGCGCGACCACGAGGTCCCGACTGTCGGCGTGATGGGGCTTTTCGAGGTTGGCCGACCACGAGTTGTCGTGAACGCGGTCGGTGATGGGACTTACGTCGCTATCGAGGTTCACGTCGTGGTCGCGGTCCGGGTCGCCGTCGCCGCTGGTCGCTCTCATGTTCGAAACGAGGCCGCGCCAGCGCGAAGGGGTTGTGCCGAATTTGTTCGGGTGAGCGTTCGGATGACGGGTCCGGTCGCCAAAGTGAACTCTCTGTGACTGTGTAGCAAAATTTATCATCGGCATGTGTGAGAAACGGATATGCAGAACTCGCCGACCCGCAGAGGTTTTCTCAGGGCGAGCGCCGCCGGAACGGTCGTGTCGGGGGCGCTCGTCGGTGGTTCCCGGTCAGTCGCCGCCGAGACGGTGACGCTGTCCGGGACCGTGACCGCCGAGAGCGGGGCCGACCTTCGGCGCGACGAAATCGACGCGTCGGGCCGGGACGCGTTCAAGGACCCGCATCGACGCCGACGGGAACTTCGAGGTGGAGGTTCCCGCGAGCGGTGAGTACAAACTCGGGTACTACAACGACGCCTCGAACATCGAATCGGGCGACACCCGGAACGGGTCGCCGCACATCTTCAACCTCGGCAAACAGTACGTCGGGACCGACCCGGTAGACATCGGGGTGGTGACGCTCCCGCGGGCGTACCCCGTGGACCTGCGCGTCCTCAAACCGAGCGGCGAACCGCTGATGGGCGCGCGAACCGACTACCGACACAGCGGATGGGGCGCGAGCGGGCGTCTCCTCGCGCTGAACACCGAAGGATACACCGTCATCGACGGCGCGACCCACACGGGACTCGAATTCGCCGAACACGTCACCGCCGAGGTGAAACCGCCCGCGGGCGACGAGTACGACGACGGCACCTACAAGCACACCGTGACCGTGGACCGACCCACCGAACTCACGGTGACGATAGGTGCCGACGGCGCGAAGTGGCAGGTCGAACGCGGCGAGAGGGGAACGACGGAGACGACCACCGACTCGGGGACGACAGCGACCACGACCCGCGAGCGGACGACCCGCGAGACCACGAGTCGCAGGACGACGCCGCCCGGGACCGCCCAGACGACGCGGGAAGTCCCGGTGAACGCCACGACCCGGCGCGGGACCCGAGAAGGCAACGAGTCGTCCGCGAAGTCCGAGCGGGGATTCTTCTCGAACGGGACCGGAACCAGCGACTTGGAGATGCTGAACGACCCGTTCGTGCTGACGGTCGGCGGGTTCGTCCTCTCGGCGGCGGGAATCGCCCACCAACTCGTGCGGGGGTACTGACCGTGGCCCGAGGCGCACCTGCGGTCTGGAGTACGGTCCTCGGTCTCCCGTTCGTCCTCGCCGGGGGATGGCTCTACGTCGGCCAGTCCGCCTACCCCGGGGTCGTCGGCCTGCCGTTCGCCTTCTTCGGCCTGTTCGTCGTCGGCATCGGCGCGTACGTCCACGCAGTCTCGCCGAGCGAACCACGGTTGGGCGACGACGAGGAACTGCTGGAGAAGCGCCACCCGACCCAGCGCGTGGCCCGGGTGAAAATCGCGGTGGGGCTTCCCCTGCTGGTAGCGACCGTCTATCTGCTGTTCTTCACCAGAGTCCCGTACGTCTACCCGACGGCGACGTTCGTCGTGGGTCTCTACGCCTTCTCGTCGGGGTTGTACACCTACTGGACCAACTCGCTGACGACCTACTACGTGACCTCCCGGCGCATCATCAAGGAGTATCGGTTCCTCTCGCTGGTCCGTCGGGAGATTCCCCGCGAAAAGGTCCGGGGCGTCCAAGAGCGCAAGTCGGCAATCGAGGCGCTGGTCGGACTCGGAAACGTCCTCGTCGCCAGCGGCGGCGGGCGCTCGCTGGAGATTCGGATGCGAAACATGGAGCAGTCCGAGTCGTTCGCCGACAGCATCCGGACGCTGATTTCGGAGTCCTAACCGAGTAGCGCGACCAAATCGGTAACGTCGCGGTCCTCCAACTGAAGCACGGTCTCGATTATCTCGTCGCGCTTGGCTTCGTCGTAGCGCATTCCGGCGGTTTCGTGGAATTTTCTCTCTATCTCGTCCCACGACATCGGGTCGTTGGGGTGGCCCTCGAAGTGGTCTTTCTCCACGAGGTAGGTGGTCCCGTCGGCCGTCTCGACGGCGACGACGGCGGGCATCTCGCCGTTCTCGAACCGGGCGGTGAGGTCCGAGTCCGCCGAGACTTCCACCTTCCGGAGGAGTTCCTGCACGTCGTCCCGGCGGATGCGCTCGGGGTCGTACTGGTCGTTGCCCATCTCGCGGTCCACCAGCGCCGCCGCGAGCATGTACGGCAGGGAGTGGTCTGCCTGCGCTTTGGTCTCGACTTCGTAGCGACTCCCCTCGCCGCCGCCGATGATGAGTTTCGCCCCGGCGAAGGTGTCGAGGCGAATCTTCTCCACCTCGTCGGGGTCGATGTCCTCGCGTTCGGCGAGTTCGATGACGCCCTCGACGGCGGACTGGGCGTACGTCTCGGCGACGTACTTTTTGGTCATCACGTCGTGGACGCGCTCCGCGGGCGTGAACTCGGCCTCGAAGTCGCCCGAAATCGTCTGTTTCCACCCCTTCTGGCCCTCGAAGAGGTTCTTCGGGCCGTCCATCCCGTGCTTGGCGAGGAACGCAGAGTAGACCGCGTTCCGGGCGGCGTTGGCCGACGCGATGCCCTTCCACTCCGAGATGCCCTCGGTTCGAGTGACGCGGAGGGCGTTGTGCCCGGTGCCCGCGATACCGATTGCCGACCGGAGGGGTTCGCGGTCCAAGCCCAGAATCGTCCCGGCACCGCAAGCAGCGGAAATCACGGTGTGGGTAACGTGGTCCCACCCGCGGTCACGGACCGGCGCGTTCCACGCGAGCGCGCCCTGCACCTCGTAGGCCACGCCGACGGCGGTCAGGAGGTCCTCCCCGGAAGCGTCGGCGTACTCCCCGCAGGCGAGTATTCCGGCGACGTTGTCGCTCGGGTGGGGCGTCTCGCCGGGCGCGAGAAACGAGTCCATGTAGTCGAGATAGCGCACGAGCGCCGTGTTGTACATCGTCGCGTCGGGCGGCGAGGCGACTGCCTCGCCGCCCGCGTCCGACCCCACACCCCAGAGCGTACACCCCTCGCCGCCGAACTCGGTCACGGTGTCGCGGACGACGCCGACGGGTTCTTCCTCCATCGCGGCGACGGCGATGCCCAGCGAGTCGGCGACCCGTTTTTTGAGTTCGTCTACGGTGTCGTCGGTCATGTCCTCGAATTCGAGACTCAGCGCGAAGTCGGCGATGTCGGCGGTGGTGGTCATGGTGGCCGTGCGACGGTCGCCGGGAAAAAACGGGCCGTGCGTTCAGTCGGAAACACGGGTTGAAGCGGCGGTAAGGTCGGATTACGAAAGTGCGAGGAGAAAGCCTCGCTCTTCAGGTCGGGGATGAATCCGACAGTTGGTGAAACAAACCACGACAGCAGCATGGCCGGATATTCCAATAGATGCTTGGGAAAGTAGATTAAATTACCTATATAATGGTCGCGGTGACTGTCACCGCGAAGTTCCACAACCCATCCCTCTCACGGCGCAAAGAGTGGCAACACGCCTCTCGACTCTACCGTGACACCAAACAGTTCTGTATCAACGGATGGGAAAACGGAGACTTCGGCAAATCCGTGACCACCGCCAGCATCGACAACGGACTCTACTCGGCTATCCAGAACCAAGCCATTCGAGGGGCGAAATCCGACCACAACAAGGACGGAGCGGTTCGATACCGAGAGAGTCAACCGTTCGCCGTCAACAACCAGAACTGGGAACTCGACATGACCGAGAACGGAACGGTCGTCGTCGGCTTCCCATGCGTCTCCCAATGGTGGTACACACCCATCGAGGTGTACGACGAGATTGCCGACCCCGTAGACCGACTGGTCGAGGGTGACGCAAAGACGCGCCTGCAAGTGTACCGTCGCGGAGACGACTGGTATTGTACGTTCAACGTCGAGTACGACACCGATACGTCGGGTGAGACGCCCATCGGTGTCGATATTGGTGAACGGCACATCCTCGCGGTGACGGCCTACGGTGAAGACGAGTCGATGCTCGTGTCGGGTGGTGAGGCGAAGTACGTTCGACGCAAATATCGTTCCCTACGCGATTCGCTTTCACAAGCGGGTGCGCTTCGCGCACGTAACCGTGTGGGTGACAAAGAACGGCGTCGAATCAGAGACCTGAATCACAACCTCTCCCGTCGTCTCATCACGTTCGCCGAACAGTTCGAGAACCCCGTCACTCGGATGGAAGACCTCGAAGGTATCCGCGAGAACAGCTCGTGGTCAGGTGTCCACTCGTGGCACTTCCACCAACTCCAACAGTTCATCACGTACAAAGCCGAACGCGCCGGTATCCGTGTCGAGAAGGTTGACGCCTACCACACGAGTCAGCGGTGTTCGGCGTGTGGCTCGATGGGAACCCGTGATGGCGACCACTTTTCGTGTTCGGAGTGCAACCGTGGACGACACGCCGACCTGAACGCTTCGGAGAACATCGCACAAAGGGAGGGAGAACCATTCACTGCCTAACACTTCGGATGAGGCGAACCGTGCTACCTCGCTGGTTGAATAGCCAGCCGTCTTTGACGCTCGCTGTATGCGGGAAGGAAGGCCCCATTGACAGGGCTACACGCGCTGAAAAGCACACCGTTGGTCACAACTCGGTGGCAACCTTCGACGGGTCACGCGAAAGCGTACTTGAACCCCGAGGAAACGCGCAACCTGAATATCCCCTTCGGGGAATCCTCGCCCTTTAGGCCGGGGAGGATGTCAAGCGCGGGGAATCGCGGCTATGAATACGGCGTAGAGACATGAAATCCATTGTTTTAGACGTGTTTTCAGTTGTTTGAGAAAGGAATAAGTGTCTCTCCGGAGGAGCGTGCGCTCGTCTCGACCCACCACCGGGATGGACGATACCCGCCCGCTCGCGGTCCCGCGAGCGGGCGGGACTTTGAAACGTTCTTCCGGCGGCGACTTCCAGCGGTCCCGTCACTCCGCCGACCAGAACGCGCCGTCGCCGTGGTCGTCGCGCCACGCGAACGCGAACAGTCGTCTCGCCGCCACGCGCGCCAGTTTCCGGCCGTCGTCGCTCTCGCCGGTCGCGCCGTCCCACCGGGCACCGTCGGCCGAGAAGACGCCCGCTTCGCCCGCCGCCTCGAACTCGTAGCCCGGATTCTCGAAGGCGTGAATCCCGTCGGGAGCGGCGAACACCGCGAGGTCTCGGTCGCCGACCGTCGCGCGTGCGACCCCGCCCGCGCGCTCGACCCGCGGGAGCGGGAACCCGAGCGCGCTGTCGCTTTCGCTCGCTTCGACGCCCAGCACGACCGTCTTGGGGTCCAAGTCCTCACGACTCCACTCCCGGCCGCCCTCGCCGCGGTGGGCCGCGAGTCCGAACCCGTCGCCCTCGAAGTAGTCGGCGTAGGGCGCGTCGTCGTACTCGATGGGTTCGGGGTCGTCGCCGGGTCCGCTGGCCTCGCTCTCGCCGCCGGGTCGCCGGAGGACCCGCCCGTCGTACTCCGCGCGGAAGCGCTCGTAGGTCGTCACCGACGAGGGCCGGACCCGGAGCGACTCGCCCGCCAACTCGCCCGCGATGGCCTCGCCGAGCGACTGCTTCCACTCCGAGTCGGTCCCGCGGTCGTACATCACCAAGTCGTCGTCGGCGAGTTTGCCCGACACGCCGAACTCCAGCACCCGGTCGCCGACTCCGCGGTCGTACACCACCGCG
Above is a genomic segment from Halorussus caseinilyticus containing:
- a CDS encoding phosphosulfolactate synthase; this encodes MDRAFDFLHVNERESKPREKGITEIRGPYYDPMGPRELRDILDTMGEYVDIYKFSGGSFALMPEEAVEELIAVCHEYDVQVSTGGFVENVLVRDHDKVEQYVEEAGNLGFDIVEISSGFVAIDTDDLVALTEMVQQKGLKAKPEINVQFGAGGASSVEELESEAAIDPASAIREAQRHLDAGAYKIMVESEGITERVREWRTDVAFEIANEVGVENCVFEAADPEVFEWYIKNFGPEVNLFVDNSQIVELECMRSGLWGKKSSWGRITSFDPE
- a CDS encoding CGCGG family rSAM-modified RiPP protein, with product MRATSGDGDPDRDHDVNLDSDVSPITDRVHDNSWSANLEKPHHADSRDLVVAQARTAVEHTAAGNHVNLVTHGDHGHPETYLFDALDDAFGDDVRREYVEQCGCGGHVTRVHVE
- a CDS encoding twin-arginine translocation signal domain-containing protein — its product is MQNSPTRRGFLRASAAGTVVSGALVGGSRSVAAETVTLSGTVTAESGADLRRDEIDASGRDAFKDPHRRRRELRGGGSRER
- a CDS encoding PH domain-containing protein — encoded protein: MARGAPAVWSTVLGLPFVLAGGWLYVGQSAYPGVVGLPFAFFGLFVVGIGAYVHAVSPSEPRLGDDEELLEKRHPTQRVARVKIAVGLPLLVATVYLLFFTRVPYVYPTATFVVGLYAFSSGLYTYWTNSLTTYYVTSRRIIKEYRFLSLVRREIPREKVRGVQERKSAIEALVGLGNVLVASGGGRSLEIRMRNMEQSESFADSIRTLISES
- a CDS encoding MmgE/PrpD family protein, translating into MTTTADIADFALSLEFEDMTDDTVDELKKRVADSLGIAVAAMEEEPVGVVRDTVTEFGGEGCTLWGVGSDAGGEAVASPPDATMYNTALVRYLDYMDSFLAPGETPHPSDNVAGILACGEYADASGEDLLTAVGVAYEVQGALAWNAPVRDRGWDHVTHTVISAACGAGTILGLDREPLRSAIGIAGTGHNALRVTRTEGISEWKGIASANAARNAVYSAFLAKHGMDGPKNLFEGQKGWKQTISGDFEAEFTPAERVHDVMTKKYVAETYAQSAVEGVIELAEREDIDPDEVEKIRLDTFAGAKLIIGGGEGSRYEVETKAQADHSLPYMLAAALVDREMGNDQYDPERIRRDDVQELLRKVEVSADSDLTARFENGEMPAVVAVETADGTTYLVEKDHFEGHPNDPMSWDEIERKFHETAGMRYDEAKRDEIIETVLQLEDRDVTDLVALLG
- a CDS encoding RNA-guided endonuclease InsQ/TnpB family protein; translated protein: MVAVTVTAKFHNPSLSRRKEWQHASRLYRDTKQFCINGWENGDFGKSVTTASIDNGLYSAIQNQAIRGAKSDHNKDGAVRYRESQPFAVNNQNWELDMTENGTVVVGFPCVSQWWYTPIEVYDEIADPVDRLVEGDAKTRLQVYRRGDDWYCTFNVEYDTDTSGETPIGVDIGERHILAVTAYGEDESMLVSGGEAKYVRRKYRSLRDSLSQAGALRARNRVGDKERRRIRDLNHNLSRRLITFAEQFENPVTRMEDLEGIRENSSWSGVHSWHFHQLQQFITYKAERAGIRVEKVDAYHTSQRCSACGSMGTRDGDHFSCSECNRGRHADLNASENIAQREGEPFTA
- a CDS encoding DUF3179 domain-containing protein — translated: MNVRQVIPRDAIPSVDDPEFGPDYFGDPDDEVIVVESDGDGEDREVRAYPVRILHYHEIVNDELGGDPIAVTWCPLCGSAVVYDRGVGDRVLEFGVSGKLADDDLVMYDRGTDSEWKQSLGEAIAGELAGESLRVRPSSVTTYERFRAEYDGRVLRRPGGESEASGPGDDPEPIEYDDAPYADYFEGDGFGLAAHRGEGGREWSREDLDPKTVVLGVEASESDSALGFPLPRVERAGGVARATVGDRDLAVFAAPDGIHAFENPGYEFEAAGEAGVFSADGARWDGATGESDDGRKLARVAARRLFAFAWRDDHGDGAFWSAE